A stretch of DNA from Pseudorca crassidens isolate mPseCra1 chromosome X, mPseCra1.hap1, whole genome shotgun sequence:
GATAGGGACGGGCAAGTGTAAATTATATGCAGATTTTGGAATACACGGAAGGTTGGTGCCCTTGACTTcccatgttattcaagggtcaactgtactggGAATCTCCCAGAGAGGGGATTTGCATGTATGTTGAGAACGTCAAGGGCCAGATAATCATTTCATGGTGTCTTCTTGGAGGAGAGGGCATTTGAATTTGGTAATGGAGGATAGTTGGTATTTCATTAAGTACAGCCAGGAGAAAAGGACATTCCTGAGAGAGGAAAGGCAAAGGCAAGAGGCAGGGAAATTCAGGGCAGTTCCATGGACTCCTAAGTAGTTAAGCTTGATCCAAATAGAGAGTGGGTGATGAGAATGAGAATAGTTGTTAGTGAGATTGGAAAGATATGTGAAATCCAGGTCATGGAGGGCCTTAATGCCTGTTcaggattttggattttattctgaaggCTGGTGGCAGCCACTGAAGGTGTTTATTGTACACGTCTCTGCATTCTCCTTGCCCAGAAAGTCCAGCTCCTGAGGAAGAGGGACCCGTTGGAGGTGGCCCCAGAGTCTTCAGTGCTGGAGTCCTTGTCCTTCAGGATGAGCTGAAGGCAGAGCTTGAGACCTTGAAGACTTTTAGTGAAATCACTATTAGGTTAGTTCTACAAATGGCCCTAGATTGCTGACTTGGTCATATTATGGACAGTGCGAGTTGCCTGGTCATTCAAGGTCAGCATTTGGTTCACCTGTACGTGTATCATTTGGGTACGATGCACTGCTACGTCTCTGCCCTTCTGAATGAAGTCTGTTGGCACAGGTTAGCTATACCCATCCAGACTGAAACTGAATCTCTAAAGACTCCATTTGGGGAGGTGATTCTTTGAAGAACTGCTTAATCTGCCTAATAGATAATCCAGATTAGAGATGAGCAAATTTAACATGACTCCAAAGTGAGATGTCAAGGAACTATTCCCACACACTAGCAAGGGTGAGAAGGGACTGGGAAGACCTCAAACTCTCTCTCTCATTAGAGAGATGGGGCGGGCACCAAGAACTGGCCTGTGTAATATAGACCTATGGCAAAATCGCTCAAAACCCATTTCAGATCACGTCTGTTTTCCGTATCAATGTGAAGGGCAGGCAGGATAGAATTGAAAcgttaataaaatcaaaatgacttaCAGCTGCCATTTTCTCCCTGCCTCTGTGGCCTCTCAGAGAAAATAAATCAGTAGGCCTAGTCCAACTTATTCTTCACCAAGCCCTGCTAGTCGTTTCCTAATATCTCATATTGTCTTGTTGGTTGTTAAGAGATTGTTGGATTCATCCCAGCATCTTTTCAGATAATGATGTTAATGATCTATAATTACCAGAAgtcatcttctcttccttttggAAAGGTGGGCAGgccatttccttcttttaattctCGGGCATTAAATTCTGTCCTATAGGATGATATCAGACTTAATAGCTGGTGAGTTTCAATAATAATTGCTAATTCCTAAAATACCATGAGGTAAATGTCAAACAGTTTCATGCATATTTATGtatcttttaatcttttatttgagTAGTTCTACTTTTTATGTTCTTGTTGTGGGTTCTGGAATTATAGGGCAACTTTTTCGCTATCGCTTAATATGAAGCTCACCAAGGAAGACCCTCCCACATAAGCATACACCAATAACCTCAGGTTTCCCCCACCTTCTGTGCCTCAATGTATAGGGTTGTATAGCTTAATGAATCAAGCTGCCCACCCTACCCCCCCATGACTGCCACTCCCAAGAAACCATTTATGTATGGGATGCATAAATGAGCCTCTGCTCCATCCCTTTAATCTATATGCAAAATATAAAGTGTGTGCTTATGTCCACTGTTTGGGCGGTAACTTTGGTAGTTCGCACCAGATCCTTAAAGGATCTGTTTACTAAAGCCACATTAAGAGCCACTATAAAGAACATGCAACCTCTGCTACTTCAACCCAAGCTTTATCATCATCCTAACCTACATTTGGAAATGGAGGTGGTCAGAAGGAATGCATCCTAGTATTTGCCCTAAATGACTGAAAACTCAATTGCACAAATCTCAGGATCCTTCAGCGTATAAGCCCAGAAGTGTGATTCCAGGTCCCAAAACATACCCTTTTTCTATTTCACTCTCTTGTTTCAAGTTGTGGTGCCCAGAATATTTCTTCCTAAATATCACTTAGTTATCCTCTTTTTCTGCTTCAGAAACCATATTCCTTTTCTCTAGTAATTCTCTGCACGTAGCAAATTCCTTTTCTCTGTAGTCATTCTTTATTTACCCCCTGATGGTAATTTGGAAAGACTTTCTACATTTTCAGACTAAGAGAACTGGCATGGGTCCAACGGTAGACTACCACCTGTCAGTAgaaatttcttttgttctttggtttttatttgcacATCGTGGTGGTGGGCCGTGTCCAGTGGTTCTAAACCCTCAGCGCACTTTGGAATCACCTAAAGAGCTTGGAAAACCACGAAAGCCTGGGCTCAACTCCAAAGGATTTTAATTCACTTGGTCCGAGATGGGACCTGGGTGTTGACATTTTAAAAGCGAATTTGCAGCAATGTAGGTGATGCTATAgtactttatatttttgcttataATGACAGCTACCAATTCTTTTTCACTTAAGTTGGGAAATTTCATTTAATGGCAGCTGAAGGGCCATTTTCAACTGGAAAAATTCATTTATATCCGTGGTAAACTTTATCTTGATAAAAATTTGCACTCGTATTTTACCACCAGATGAAAAAAAGGATgagcatcatttaaaaattaatgtatttaaaataaagtacagaGAAAAACATGTTTATATTATATCAGGCTTCATTTTGAATGAATCTTTTTTCCCCAATCCTTACTGTAAAGATCTTGTGCTATAACTTTTAAAGCCATACAAATAAGAGTGCTAAACTGTGGACTTAAAAGTAGGTGTATAAATATTCTTAAGCGGTAttacttggaaaataaaaataaaatataacaaccGCATGAAATAAACcaatatcatattttctttacctGTTAAATATTGagagacatttacatttttaaagtaaactttaaaattagggaaaaaataaaataaaagcaaatttgccaggtgattccaatgtgtgACCAGGGTTGAGAGCCACTGGTCTTCTCCAGCAGGAACTCATCCAGCCAGGAGTGTTAGGGCCTTTTAAAGGATGCTGTGGGACCTGGCTAAAGTTTGGGCTTCCCCAGTGGGGGTAACcacttctcttctctccccagaTGGTACTCCTGGCCCGGTGCGAGGGGCACTGCAGCCAGGCGTCACGCTCCGAGCCCTTGGTCTCCTTCAGCACTGTCCTCAAGCAGCCCTTCCGTTCCTCCTGTCACTGCTGCCGGCCCCAGACGTCCAAACTGAAGGCACTGAGGCTGCGCTGCTCTGGGGGCATGCGACTCACGGCCACCTACCGGTACATCCTCTCCTGTCACTGCGAGGAGTGCAGCTCCTGAGGCCTGCTGTTGAGTGGCTTCTGGATGGGACAGTCCCTCCCCCTCGCTGAAACAGTTCAACCAGCCAGGGAAGGACTGGCAAGGGAAGagttaaggcaaaaaaaaaaaatatgtagcaATTCCCACGGGATTCTGCGTATTCTAGTAATAAAGACTCTACATGCTTGTTGACAGAGATACTCTGGGAACTTGTTTTCCATTCCCATCTCCTTTCCCTGGTACAATTTCTTTTGGTTCCTTTTCAGATTCAGGCAATTTCCCCCTTGGCGCTGAATGCTGTTTGGGTTTCCAACAATTCAGCATTAGTGGGAAAAGTAGGCCCCCATGCAAGAGTGGGTCAGGCTGTCACTGTTTGGCGCAGATTAGGGAAGCATTTGCTTTGGAAAGCAGGAAAGCCCAATTCTTTCTGGGACAtcctctggcttttttttttttcttcttttttttttcttttatcttgtcATTTGGTCTAAGGTTGCCATTGTTGCTAAAGGTTACCAATTTCAAATTCCAGGCACCGAGCATGTGGATATGTTTAGCCAGGTTCATTCACAGCCAAGCTAACTGACATTAAAATCACTAACAAACAGATTCTCCTATGTGATGCTGGAACTCCTGATAGCCATCATTATTATTCAGAAATGACTTTGGGGAAGTAAAAGTGGCTTAAAGAATTGTCATCTTGAGGCTCTCTCAGATAAATTATGTTAACATGTTGTAAGGGAGCAGACTTTTAAAGACCTGCACAAATACGGATCCTGCACTGACTTTGAAAAAGGCATATATGTACTAGTGGCATGGAGAATGCTTTATATTCATGCATGCAAATTAGACAACCAAGTACGAATCTATTTGTGGGTGTGCTATAGCTTTAGCCATGTCGTGGGCATCATTCTCTAATATCCACCTGTCCATGGGAAGCTTGCTGCCGAAAATGGTGGCCTGGCTCATCTTCTGAACATTTGGTTCAAATATATTTTGGTCCTTGAGGCTCAAAATTTGAGTTATTCCcatgttttgaaataaaaagagagtATCTTCAAAATTTTGACGGTGTAAGGATTGTTTTTTTCCTACTCAACATCCTACTACAGCGCATCCCCtatggtgtgtgtggggggtccAGAAATAGAGGGAGATCGGGTTTCAGAATGCACGGTGGAGGCATTTTTTTGAAATCAATGTACtagggtgggggggggtggcttATGAAATGTGGCCTTTAGTCTCAGAATTTAGCTTGCTGAATGAGCACAAAATCTGATGCATTCTGGCTCCCTTAGCCACTATTCTCAGAAGAAAATAAGTATCCATAAATGAAGTCTGAAGAaccagaaggaaaacaaatagCTCACAAACAATGGTTTCTGTGTCATTGACCGTCCAGTGATCCAGGGCCAATGGTACGCATGAGCATTTACAAGAATACTCATGGTGCTAGCATAGTGCTATATCCACTGCAGGCATCTCAACACTAACCCAGACTGGCAACTCAGTTTCCAAGGCAACCTTGACACCATGCTGTCTTGGTTCACCAGAGGTGATGGTGCACCCCACTGTTAGTACAGCCAACCTGTGGGAAATTAATTCACACACCATCATCTCTGGGATTAAATTTATATCTGTGGCTTTGGAACACAATGAAACTAATACTATTAAACCTTGACCTTGATCTTAACCTTCATAGTGACAGAGCCAGCCAGTCCACTAAATTGGAAGTTCTCCCCATTCTGAAGGCAAATGTGAAATGGTAATTTGGACCATTACATGAAGAGAAATTttgctataaaaaaagaattaaatttactACCTAAAGTTAAATGGTTATAGTTCTTAACCAATAATGAAAGTATTAACTGCTGGTCACATTTATAGCTATTCTTTCATGTCACTAATCGAAAAGCGAAAATAATACTTCTAGCCTTAAAATATCTCTTCCTGGCTTTGAAAACTCAATTTGCTTTGAGAGTCATATGTCCCAAACTCCAGTCTTTATTTCCTTACTACCAATTTGGGATTGGAGGGGGCAGTTATATGAGTCATTATGTTCCAAATTCTCTTGAAGCCATAGAAAGTGTTCCCTTCAAATTCTTTTATGTGGTCTATTGTCAAAGTTTCCCCCATGGCAAAAAGTAGAATATGCTTGGAACATTAGAGAATCATAGAATGGTGGCATTGGGAGGGCCATTAAAAAGCTTCCATTCTCCTCTCTCGCTAAATAGATGAGCAAATGTAGACCTGCAGAAATCCaggaacttgcccagagtcacacacgTCATCTTGGCTTTGGAACTGGAACCCAGACTTCCTGCTCTCTGCAGCCATGGGTTCTTCCCTTCCCCTTGCCAGTGAAAGGAGCCCCGCTTTTCTCAGGATCTTGCATGCTGATTATGGTGAATGGGCTGGAAAAGAGTACAGTGAGAGAGAGTAAAATTTAAtgggggcagggcttccctgatgacgcagtggttgagaatctgcctgccaatgcaggggacacgggtttgatcccctggtccaggaagatcccacgtgccgcggagcagctaagcccatgcaccacaactactgaacctgcgctctagagcccgtgagccacaactactgagcccacgagccacaactactgaagcccatgcgcctagagcccgtgctccgcaacaagagaagccaccgcaatgagaagcccacgcactgcaacgaagagtagcccctgctcaccacaactagagaaagcccgcgcccagcaacgaagacccaaagcagccaaaaataagtaaataaatttattttagaaaaaaatttaatggggGCATATCAAGgctgagaaggaggaaaaagagttaTAGTTTTCCTAAAGACCTAAAAATAGCCCTGGGAACTGAGAGAATTTAGACATTATTGGATATTAAGTTACTATGGAATTTGCAttatatctttcaaaaattaaacatatttagcCTTATGTTAATGTCTACCCCTAAGGATTGAGAGAGAACCAAATGAAAACATTGATCATTTAAAAACACTACTCGTGGAATGCCTAAGGAATGTCTTCCCCATTTGCTCTGCATGaataaagggaaattaaaatacctTATAATCTCAGTAGCTTACATCTTAAAACTCTGTGTGATAATCCGCAATGGTGCAGGGCAAGCCTCTTGTAAACTGATCTTGCCCTCATAATTCATAAGCATTTAATAATAATGAGTTAATAGTATAGTGGAAAATGGAGAAGTTTATGGGCTGAACGGATTTTCTTGGGATCTCAGTTTCTCAGACCAATCACTTCGGTTTTATTCATGTAACCTCCTGAACTTTCCCCAGAAGTTTAGAATGAAGGACAAATCAACCACGCCTGGTCCTGAGGAAATAGCAGCTGGCTTTCTGCTAAACTCAAGTGTTTGCTAATCCACTCAACACATTATTTTGTATTAGGTAGAACAGGATGCCTACACATTATGACTGGGGAACTGTTTGAGGaagttgatttcttctttgtgacGTTGGAGAAATTAAGGTACAGATTTGCTTTTGGTCACTTCTTCAGGCCCCGCTGAAACATACACACTCGAGCAAGAGAGCTACCCAAGATGGCATGCCAAATGCCTGGGGGAAAGGGGTTTGGGAAGGCTTAGATGGGAAAGGGAAGCCATATCCTGCTTCTGCTGCCTTCTTCATGACCCCAGGGCAGAGCCACATCCTGGTAGACAGACAAGCCCATTCCCTTCCAGAGTTAGAATAATGGAGAGGTTTGGATCTGGGAAGAGAGGTTCTGCCCATAGCTGTATCATTACACCACAGGAGGACTATTTGCACATTGAAACAGGCATTACTAAGCCTGTTTCAGTGTGCTAACAGGTACCCAGCAACTACTTGCTGACGGACAATAGTTCATGAGAAAATGACATCATATGCCAACAAATCAATGTTTGCCCGCAAGTCTTCGctatattaatgaaatattttggtatattctACCATAAATCTATGAAAACATGGGTAATTTCTTTAACTCAATTATGAATGTAATTCCAAATTTCTCATTGATTAAAGACACGCTGTGCCCTCAAATATTAATGCCGTCTTCTCACGTGGTAgacagaacatttaaaatctgGCGACTATGGTGAACATGGACATGCATGCACCAGGGAAGGATTTGTTGCCTCAGCTGTCAATCCTTTCCAGGTCTGCCTCAGCTGCAGAGTCACCTTGCCCAAGGGCATACTCTTCCAGGGGTGGCTCTCACATTCAGTGACTGATATGTAGGTAGGGTAATAAGAGGCTGGCTATCTTACTCTGATGAAAGACAATTCTAGCGGGCAATTCTCTCTCCAGAGCCATCCAACTGGGTTGGCCAAGGCGTGTCAGCTCTACCTCTCTTCCTGCCCGCACTTGCTTCCCTCCTTGTGTTCCACAGGTGCTGATCCCTAATAAATACCCTGCATCGCAAGTTCCATCTCAGCCTCTGACTCTTGGGAACCAAACCTGCAACAGtaacttttacatattttattgacCTGTAAAAGGAAGCGATTACATCTACGCCATCTTGTCTTCTTAAGTGGCCAAGAATATTTAGGGTTCAAATCAATGTTTCTGCTTCCTCTAAATGCATAGCTTAAACATATGTaccagcacctactatgtgtcaactAGAATGCTAAATGCTGGAGATACTGTGGTGAAAAAGCCATAACTTTGATTTTCATATGTGCACAACCTAGAGAGGGTGAGAGATGACTATGATAAGTGCACTGGTGACATACAGAGATAACCCACAAAGCCGGCAATCTTGTGTGCTTGGTTTTAAGGTGGCCATTTTAAAAGTAAGGAGTTATGACTTTCTATAATAACATTATATTGGTACAGCACTTGCACAGATGGTATCTCATCCTTATGAGGTAAGTTAATTATTACAAAAATCTCAGGGATAAGAAACCAGAGGTTGTCTTCTGATCTTAAAGTCTGTGCTTTCTTTGCGATTCCCAaacaccttctttttcttttttctaaagattgaagacagaaggaaaagaccaccAAACCATCTTGTGTTGGTATCTGTCAGTTCTCATTAGTAAACTACGATTCCAGAATGCAAAGAGCTTGTTGACACAAAGCATACAGGGCCTTGACCCAATAGAACTTTAGAGAATGTACTATTCAAATACAAACTTCTGCAGAAAATAAATACGTTTCAAATTATATATGAAACCAAAGCTGTGCTTGTGAGTTTAAAACCCTTTTGTATTTGGCTGTCATCTTTTGAATAGCTTCAATATCCTAGTGTTACACATACATGGTAAATTAAATGGTTTATTGTAAAATTGTTCAGAGTTAGACATGGCTCCCTTGGAGCAGTTTGACTTGTGTGGCATGTCATTGCCATCATCATGGTTGCCCTCATCACTGTCGTCATCggcatcatcatcattttttttttttttttttttttttgcggtacgcgggcctctcactgttgtggcctctcccattgcggcggagcacaggctccggatgcgcaggctcagtggccatggctcacaggcccagccgctccgtggcatgtgggatcttcccagaccggggcacgaacccgtgtcccctgcattggcaggcggactctcaaccactgcgccaccagggaagccccatcatcatcatttttaacCTTGATTAACAGAGTGTAATGAAGCAGGCATTGTGCTTAGCACTTTTCtctgctttatctcatttaatcctcccaacagacCTTGAGGTTAAtattatccccacttcacagatagTATGAATAAATTCTTATGGTTTCTAATCACTCGGACTTTCTCTTTTGGTATCCTAGAATTCTTCATTAtcttcaaaatgatcaccaaacCTAATATTGCCATCATAATCGCAAAGTGTATATAAAGTAACTGTCCATGCATATGTGCAGTGGAAATAAACTTAAAGAGGCAAAGATCTTTCCTTCTAAGAGCTGACATTCCAAACCCTGCATATGttttgggttatttatttatttatttatttattatttttggctgtgttgggtcttcactgctgtgcgtgggctttctgtagttgcggagagcaggggctactcttcgttgcactacgtgggcttctcactgcggtggcttctcttgttgtggagcacggactctaggcgcatgggcttcagtagttggggctcgcgggctctagagcgcaggctcagtagttgtggcacaagggcttaattgctccgcggcatgtgggatcttcctggagcagggctcgaacctgtgtcccctgcattggcagttggattcctaaccactgtgccaccagggaagccccctgcataTGGTTTTAAGTAACTAAATTCTTAACAATGTGTCCTCTTCAATTTTGTTCTACACCAGCAGTGTGTTTTTTCTATAACACTACCATCCAATTATTTCCTCTTCACATAGGAACAGTATCCTTTGCCTGCCCTTATTAAACTACACAGCTTCATTTGTGATTCATGACTTTTTAGGTAACTGTCATTGGAAGAAGCCATGAGAAACCATAGCTAACGGAATCATTGGTCCGAAAAGGAACATGGAAGGCATGTCATCCAACTCTCTTATTCTATAGATGTTTTTGATGTTGTGTCTCCTGACTTTTCAACCAATGCTCACGCCATTGGCCAGTGCTCTATTCTTGATTCTTCTTGCATGACAGTCTCTCATGAACcatgaaaatgaatttttcattattgttgttgAAACCAACATTCTAAGGCTTTCTTAATAACTGTTTGCCCACTTTTACCCGCTAATTCATAGTGCTCAACACACGTATCACTGCGTGTTAAGAGCATGAACTCTGGGGCCAGGCTGCCTGAATTCACACCCTTGCTCAGCTGTTTATTAGCCATGTGACTCCTGGGCAAGCTATTGGGCCTTTCTGTGCCTTGGATTTCCCATCTGTAAGATAGGATGAGTCTATGTATAGACTTCATGGTtctattatgaggattaaatgagttaatacatgatGTGTAGAAACCCAGAACCATGCCTGGCACTGAGTAGCACTCATGAGTATTAGCAACCATTTGCATTATGCATTCAGAGTTCAAACAAGTTGTAACTTCTCTAATAGAGCTTTGGTTAAGCCGAACATTATTCTTATCCATAATTTTCCCCAGCAAAAATTTatgcatttttaacatttcttgttatATTACTATACGataaaaagttttcatttttaaggttATAGTACTAAATTGGTAGAAATAAATCAGAACTGGTTGTTATTTTACAACTTAATTTTCAGTTTGTGTATTCTGCCTTAAAATTACATTCATTCTAGTGACAGAAGACACTTATTAGATCATTTTATTTGCCCTCCTCCATGCATGAATCAGGCTTAGATGAAAACAACTAAAGCAATGAAATGtgcaagttttaaaatatttttctgggaaattaatttattctaaaataatgtACAGCCTTCTCTTCCTCCCATCATTCAATTATGCTCAAAAACCCTGTCTTCTCTCCCCCTGCTTCACACCCCCCTTTAATAATAACTCTTGCAGCTGTGAGTTAACGAGCCTATTCTGAAGTATGTTCTGAGTAGTGGCCTGCTGGAAGAACTTCATGAAGGCacatttttggttaaatttaaatttaaatttaaggacACCAGAGAGTCAGGGACTATATGTTCCACCACAAGGAAGGGAGGattatattaaataatacaaattaacGCATCCAAATCATTTATTCCTTACATTAATTTCTACTTTTCCAGAATAGTACAACTACGGATTATCACAATTTATACATTTTCCCAAAACAGCACAATTATTGATTAGCACAGCTTAATATATCTAAATCATCTATCTCTTgcattaatttctattttgcCAAAACAGCAGTCATTTACCCAGAGCCAGAAACTTTTGTTGCAAATATTGGATTTGAGCAAAGAGTAGAATATCCaattaaaattggaaaattaCAATTCTATATGACTGAAGCTGTAATGTGAGCCACGtaaatcatttttgtttgtttggggtttttttggccacaccacatggcatgcggtatcttagttccctgaccagggatcgaacccacgctccctgcattggaagcgcagagtcttaaccactggaccgccagggaattccccacataaatcatttttaatttcatagtaGCCAcactaaaacaaattttttaaacaggtaaaattaattttaacaacatATTTTACTCCATCGAATCTATCCCAAATATTATcgtttcaacatgtaatcaatatgaaAATTTATTACTGAGATCATTCACATTCTTTTTGTCATaccaagtctttgaaatctggtgctTATTTTATAGTCACAGTGCATGTCAATTCCAACCATACATTATTTTGGAAATATATGTACTGAAATCCCTGTGAAAAAAAGGGCAAATATGGTGGACAAGTCTAAGGACAAGATCAAAGAGGTTGAGGCAACAAACTATGGTTGAACTGGTTTAGAACCTCACAAGCAATAGTTACTTGGACATTTAAGAGACTTTACTGTCCACATGGCTTTGCTCAACAATATCCTAGGAGTCAGGAAACCCAAATGCATTCCTGGCTCCACCACCAACCGTGTGATCCAGAGTGAGTCACGTTTTCCAATACTCAGTTTTGTAGATCAGATTATGAAGATCTCTTCCCATATCATGAATatcctttacacacacacacacacacacacacacacacacacagagccttgCTCTAACACTTACCTATTCTCAAGGTAAAGGAATTTCTAAACGGTCTGTTTCTGTTGTACTTTCACCACTGAGAAACCTGATATTTTTACTTGTTGAGTTTATccatgtttccttttcttcttttcaagagTTGTACATGGGTGATATTCTATATAAGTGATTAAAAATAGAAGTGAGCtcaacctactgtatagcacagggacctctaccgGATACTCTGCAATGatccatatgggaaaagaatctaaaaaagagtggatagatgtatacgtataaatgattcactttgctgtacagcagaaattaacacaacattgtaaatcaactacagtccaataaaaattaattttaaaaaagaaaaacatagaagTAAGCTCATTAAAATATTGCTTTGACCCAACTCGGAACAGAATGAATCGCTGATAATACATCATTCattttgagaacttttttttaaaaaggttaaacaTGTTACATTTCATGAAAAATGTATTACATTTTCATGATCCTTTCCTCCTAGCTCactcttcctcttttcccttctaACAAAGGCAGCAGATGGATGGGAAGGGATGGGGGTCGTTCGGTGGTGGGAGGGTGGGTCAGCCAACCCTTTGCTTTTGTGTATCGGGGCCCTGGCTATATGCCAGAGGTatctgaggaaaaaagaaagcggAGCGATACAGGCTTTTAGTCAGAGTGCTCGTTTGTAATTAAGTTGCTTAGTTGCAGGGCCATCAAAGGAAAACTTCAAATACCCTGACAACAAAACCACCTGTGCTAAAAGCAGAAGCAAGATCGTGCAGGGGAAAGGCAGAGCCGATGGCAGACACTAAGGAAGCGCTGAGCAGAGAGGCCATTTTGAAAGACAAAAGCAAGAGCCTGGGCTGTGTGTCAGAGGAACCTGGTGGGCATTGTTAGATGTGAGACTCCGAATCTATTGCGGGGGCCCCGTGCTAATGCACGAGATCCTTAAGCCTTTCTTTGTTCACTGTGTTGCCTCAAACAGGAgagtctgattttaaaataataagcccATGACATCATTCGTGGAATACTTATGCTGCATCCAGTATTGGGCTAGACACGATGAGTACAATCtctaatttaatcctctcaacaacttGGTTGTTAGGtgcattttacagacagggaaaccaAAGCTTAGAGAGCTTGAGTGATTTGCCCTGAATCTCACAACCAGTAAGGGGC
This window harbors:
- the NDP gene encoding norrin, with translation MRNHVLAASFSMLSLLALMGDTDSKTDSSFMMDSDPRRCMRHHYVDSISHPLYKCSSKMVLLARCEGHCSQASRSEPLVSFSTVLKQPFRSSCHCCRPQTSKLKALRLRCSGGMRLTATYRYILSCHCEECSS